A stretch of the Apteryx mantelli isolate bAptMan1 chromosome 3, bAptMan1.hap1, whole genome shotgun sequence genome encodes the following:
- the RAB4A gene encoding ras-related protein Rab-4A isoform X1: MSQTAMSETYDFLFKFLVIGNAGTGKSCLLHQFIEKKFKDDSNHTIGVEFGSKIINVSGKYVKLQIWDTAGQERFRSVTRSYYRGAAGALLVYDITSRETYNALTNWLTDARMLASQNIVIILCGNKKDLDADREVTFLEASRFAQENELMFLETSALTGENVEEAFVQCARKILNKIESGELDPERMGSGIQYGDAALRQLRSPRRAQAESAQECGC, translated from the exons ATGTCGCAGACGGCCATGTCCGAGACCTACG ATTTCCTTTTTAAGTTCTTGGTCATAGGAAATGCTGGAACTGGAAAATCCTGTTTACTTCATCAGTTTATTGAGAAGAAAT tcaaAGATGACTCAAATCATACTATAGGAGTCGAATTTGGTTCAAAGATCATAAACGTCAGTGGTAAATATGTAAAACTGCAGATATGGGATACAGCAGGACAAGAGAGATTCAG GTCTGTAACAAGAAGTTACTATAGAGGTGCTGCAGGTGCTTTGCTTGTCTATGATATCACCAG CCGAGAAACCTACAATGCTCTTACCAATTGGTTGACAGATGCAAGAATGTTAGCAAGTCAAAATATTGTGATAATACTGTGTGGAAACAAAAAGGATCTTGATGCAGATCGTGAAGTTACTTTTTTAGAAGCGTCCCGATTTGCACAAGAAAATG AGTTGATGTTCTTGGAAACAAGTGCACTAACGGGGGAGAATGTTGAAGAGGCCTTTGTACAGTGCGCAAGAAAAATACTCAATAAAATTGAATCAG GAGAACTAGATCCAGAAAGAATGGGCTCAGGTATTCAGTATGGCGATGCAGCCTTGAGACAGCTGAGATCACCACGAAGAGCGCAAGCAGAAAGTGCTCAGGAATGTGGgtgttaa
- the RAB4A gene encoding ras-related protein Rab-4A isoform X2 produces the protein MSQTAMSETYVKDDSNHTIGVEFGSKIINVSGKYVKLQIWDTAGQERFRSVTRSYYRGAAGALLVYDITSRETYNALTNWLTDARMLASQNIVIILCGNKKDLDADREVTFLEASRFAQENELMFLETSALTGENVEEAFVQCARKILNKIESGELDPERMGSGIQYGDAALRQLRSPRRAQAESAQECGC, from the exons ATGTCGCAGACGGCCATGTCCGAGACCTACG tcaaAGATGACTCAAATCATACTATAGGAGTCGAATTTGGTTCAAAGATCATAAACGTCAGTGGTAAATATGTAAAACTGCAGATATGGGATACAGCAGGACAAGAGAGATTCAG GTCTGTAACAAGAAGTTACTATAGAGGTGCTGCAGGTGCTTTGCTTGTCTATGATATCACCAG CCGAGAAACCTACAATGCTCTTACCAATTGGTTGACAGATGCAAGAATGTTAGCAAGTCAAAATATTGTGATAATACTGTGTGGAAACAAAAAGGATCTTGATGCAGATCGTGAAGTTACTTTTTTAGAAGCGTCCCGATTTGCACAAGAAAATG AGTTGATGTTCTTGGAAACAAGTGCACTAACGGGGGAGAATGTTGAAGAGGCCTTTGTACAGTGCGCAAGAAAAATACTCAATAAAATTGAATCAG GAGAACTAGATCCAGAAAGAATGGGCTCAGGTATTCAGTATGGCGATGCAGCCTTGAGACAGCTGAGATCACCACGAAGAGCGCAAGCAGAAAGTGCTCAGGAATGTGGgtgttaa